One genomic window of Corynebacterium diphtheriae includes the following:
- a CDS encoding aminotransferase class I/II-fold pyridoxal phosphate-dependent enzyme, giving the protein MSLKDYDAARLAQVREEVAAKYAELKAKNLSLDLTRGKPSAEQLDLSNDLLSLPGGDFRTKDGVDCRNYGGLLGIADIRELWAEALGLPADLVVAQDGSSLNIMFDLISWSYAWGNNDSSRPWSAEEKVKWLCPVPGYDRHFTITEHFGFEMINVPMTDEGPDMGVVRELVKDPQVKGMWAVPVFANPTGVTFSERTCRELAEMSTAAPDFRIVWDNAYALHTLSDEFPIVHNVIEFAQAAGNPNRFWFMSSTSKITHAGSGVSFFASSKENIEWYASHANVRGIGPNKLNQLAHAQFFGDVAGLKAHMLKHAASLAPKFERVLEILDSRLSEYGVAKWTSPTGGYFISVDVVPGTASRVVELAKEAGIALTGAGSSFPLHNDPNNENIRLAPSLPPVTELEVAMDGFATCVLMAALEV; this is encoded by the coding sequence ATGTCTTTGAAGGATTATGATGCCGCTCGTCTCGCGCAGGTGCGTGAGGAAGTCGCCGCGAAGTATGCGGAGTTGAAGGCTAAGAATCTGTCCTTGGATCTCACTCGCGGTAAGCCTTCCGCGGAGCAGCTGGATTTGTCCAATGATTTGCTGTCGTTGCCGGGTGGGGATTTCCGTACGAAAGATGGTGTGGATTGCCGTAACTATGGTGGCCTGCTGGGGATTGCGGATATTCGTGAGCTGTGGGCTGAGGCGTTGGGTTTGCCTGCTGATCTGGTGGTGGCGCAGGATGGTTCCAGCTTGAACATCATGTTTGATCTGATTTCTTGGTCGTACGCGTGGGGTAATAATGATTCGTCACGCCCGTGGTCGGCGGAGGAGAAGGTCAAGTGGTTGTGCCCTGTGCCGGGTTATGATCGTCATTTCACTATCACGGAGCATTTTGGTTTTGAGATGATCAATGTTCCGATGACGGATGAGGGCCCGGATATGGGGGTGGTCCGTGAGTTGGTGAAGGATCCGCAGGTGAAGGGCATGTGGGCGGTGCCGGTGTTTGCTAATCCCACGGGTGTGACGTTCTCTGAGCGGACGTGTCGTGAGCTTGCGGAGATGTCTACCGCGGCCCCTGATTTCCGTATTGTTTGGGATAATGCTTATGCGTTGCACACGCTTAGCGACGAATTTCCAATTGTGCACAATGTTATTGAATTTGCGCAGGCTGCGGGCAATCCGAACCGCTTCTGGTTCATGAGCTCTACCTCCAAGATTACCCACGCTGGTTCCGGTGTGTCCTTCTTTGCTTCCTCCAAGGAGAACATTGAGTGGTATGCCAGCCACGCTAATGTGCGCGGTATCGGCCCGAACAAGCTCAACCAGCTGGCGCATGCTCAGTTCTTTGGTGATGTGGCGGGTCTTAAGGCGCACATGCTCAAGCATGCTGCGTCGTTGGCTCCGAAGTTTGAGCGTGTGCTCGAGATTCTCGACTCGCGTCTCAGTGAGTACGGTGTGGCTAAGTGGACGAGCCCTACTGGCGGCTACTTCATTTCTGTGGACGTGGTTCCTGGTACGGCGTCGCGCGTGGTGGAGCTGGCCAAGGAGGCTGGTATTGCGTTGACTGGTGCTGGTTCTTCCTTCCCACTGCACAATGACCCTAATAATGAGAACATCCGCTTGGCGCCGTCGTTGCCACCTGTGACAGAGCTTGAGGTGGCTATGGATGGTTTTGCTACCTGTGTTCTCATGGCAGCCCTTGAGGTGTAG
- a CDS encoding suppressor of fused domain protein: MNFDETAVWLDGVFPGELTIHSAPAESFRVGTVDLGDDMLATTLDFARVDTGLETGGRDVRSEIFTVAHAGVGTDKFVELLRALGTLLYDASGSLPAQPGQLVPAVGIEPFDDTDITVRHGLFVVPYVWGGEVPQCDEPDRLTVMLQLVMLTQEEFDYAVTYGIPELQSEIARAGIDLLDWSR, encoded by the coding sequence ATGAATTTTGACGAGACGGCCGTGTGGCTCGATGGCGTATTCCCTGGTGAGCTCACGATTCATTCTGCACCCGCGGAGAGTTTTCGAGTAGGCACGGTTGATCTCGGCGACGATATGCTCGCCACCACTCTCGACTTTGCGCGCGTGGACACCGGCTTGGAGACGGGTGGCCGCGACGTGCGCAGTGAGATATTCACGGTTGCACACGCGGGGGTGGGCACTGACAAGTTCGTGGAGTTGTTGCGTGCGCTTGGCACCTTGCTTTACGACGCCTCCGGCTCGCTGCCCGCACAACCTGGCCAGTTAGTCCCTGCCGTGGGGATCGAACCCTTCGATGACACCGACATCACCGTGCGGCATGGTCTTTTTGTGGTTCCTTATGTGTGGGGTGGGGAAGTGCCCCAATGTGATGAACCGGATCGGCTGACGGTGATGCTCCAGCTGGTGATGCTCACCCAAGAAGAATTCGATTACGCGGTCACCTATGGCATTCCGGAACTCCAGTCGGAGATTGCGCGAGCGGGAATCGATCTACTGGATTGGAGTCGGTAG
- a CDS encoding DNA polymerase III subunit gamma and tau, translated as MALYRKYRPASFAEVVGQEQVTQPLSVALDSGRINHAYLFSGPRGCGKTSSARIMARSLNCVEGPTSTPCGKCNSCISLAPNGPGNLDVTELDAASNRSVDDMRELRDRAMYAPAESRYRIFIIDEAHMITRDGANALLKIVEEPPAHLIFIFATTEPEKILPTIRSRTHHYPFRLLTPQSMRGLLERTVASEHVAVEDSVYPLVIRAGGGSPRDTLSILDQLIAGAGPDGLDYNLARMLLGATDDTLIDTTIDALAGNDNAALFQVVDDAIEAGLDPRRFATDLLDRFRDLMVLQSVPDALTLGLVDAPTDRGDILRDQATHLSAGEAARLAALVNDGLRGLKGATSPRLLLEILCAKMLLPSAPPAATATASAATTPAAAPGPAPTEIPAKYERRSVRLAREAAARKNAEAPAPEPAPAPEPKPEPRDGFATIQEKWATISDVIFKANSVAGILLSQATLLGLRDDSTLVIGHNTGALAHRINDPQHAGSIVTAIKQEIDLDVTIECVVGTDPKAAGFSEPENKKVWNPEPKPEPKPEPKPEPKPEPAPASDNVWGAPAPLGGGQPATPPPPPVERFSPAKVTAPQPPAAPQPAQEAPKPRWQQAAERGMRKMEERAKRPSFSDGVPLPPEPEEPDVPPDPYGYPADEGMPEPQTPQATSNYVVDHDEEEEMVREAAQGAGNRDHRDAMTVAVDILSEELGARQL; from the coding sequence GTGGCTTTATATCGGAAGTATCGACCAGCGTCGTTCGCAGAGGTCGTGGGGCAAGAACAGGTAACTCAACCACTATCGGTGGCATTGGACAGTGGCCGAATCAACCACGCCTACCTTTTCTCGGGTCCACGTGGCTGCGGAAAGACGTCGTCGGCACGCATTATGGCGCGCTCCCTGAACTGCGTCGAAGGCCCCACCTCCACTCCTTGTGGCAAATGCAACTCGTGTATTTCGCTTGCCCCCAACGGGCCCGGCAACCTCGACGTTACCGAGCTCGACGCCGCAAGTAACCGCAGCGTAGATGACATGCGCGAGCTCCGTGACCGCGCCATGTATGCCCCCGCCGAATCGCGCTACCGCATTTTCATCATCGACGAGGCGCACATGATTACTCGCGACGGCGCCAACGCCCTACTCAAAATCGTCGAAGAGCCACCGGCGCACCTCATCTTTATCTTTGCCACCACCGAGCCGGAGAAAATCCTTCCCACAATCCGCTCGCGTACCCACCACTATCCCTTCCGCCTGCTGACCCCGCAATCCATGCGTGGCCTGCTGGAACGCACCGTAGCTAGCGAACACGTCGCCGTGGAAGACTCCGTCTACCCACTCGTGATCCGCGCCGGCGGCGGCTCCCCGCGCGACACCCTCTCCATACTCGACCAGCTCATCGCCGGCGCAGGCCCCGACGGCCTCGACTACAACCTCGCCCGCATGCTGCTCGGCGCCACCGATGACACCCTCATCGACACCACCATCGACGCCCTCGCCGGCAACGACAACGCCGCCCTGTTCCAAGTCGTCGACGATGCCATCGAAGCCGGCCTCGACCCCCGCCGCTTCGCCACCGACCTTCTCGACCGCTTCCGCGACCTCATGGTCCTCCAATCGGTCCCCGACGCCCTGACCCTCGGGCTTGTCGACGCCCCCACCGACCGCGGCGACATCCTCCGCGACCAAGCCACACACCTATCGGCAGGCGAAGCCGCCCGACTAGCGGCACTGGTCAATGATGGCCTCCGCGGACTTAAAGGAGCAACCTCGCCACGCCTGCTCCTCGAAATCCTCTGCGCAAAAATGCTCCTGCCCAGCGCACCACCCGCCGCAACTGCCACTGCATCTGCTGCCACTACACCTGCTGCTGCGCCGGGGCCAGCGCCCACTGAGATCCCTGCGAAATACGAGCGCCGTTCCGTCCGCTTGGCTAGGGAAGCAGCCGCACGCAAGAACGCCGAAGCACCTGCACCCGAGCCTGCTCCTGCTCCGGAACCGAAACCCGAGCCTCGTGATGGGTTTGCCACTATTCAAGAGAAGTGGGCAACGATCAGCGATGTGATCTTCAAAGCCAACTCCGTGGCAGGCATTTTGCTTAGCCAAGCCACCTTGCTGGGCTTGCGTGACGATTCCACCCTTGTGATCGGCCATAACACCGGTGCACTGGCGCATCGGATCAACGACCCACAGCATGCAGGTTCCATCGTTACTGCAATTAAGCAGGAAATTGACCTCGATGTGACCATTGAGTGCGTAGTAGGTACGGACCCCAAAGCTGCTGGTTTTAGTGAACCAGAAAACAAAAAGGTGTGGAACCCGGAGCCTAAGCCGGAGCCCAAGCCCGAGCCCAAGCCTGAACCGAAACCGGAACCTGCCCCTGCCAGCGATAATGTCTGGGGTGCGCCTGCGCCGCTCGGTGGTGGACAACCAGCTACGCCTCCGCCACCGCCGGTAGAGCGCTTTAGTCCTGCCAAGGTGACCGCACCACAACCTCCAGCTGCGCCGCAACCTGCGCAAGAAGCTCCGAAACCCCGCTGGCAGCAGGCCGCTGAACGTGGCATGCGCAAGATGGAGGAGCGCGCCAAGCGACCGTCGTTCTCCGATGGGGTGCCGCTGCCGCCCGAGCCAGAAGAGCCGGATGTGCCGCCGGACCCCTACGGCTACCCCGCAGATGAGGGGATGCCGGAACCTCAGACCCCTCAGGCTACGTCTAACTATGTAGTGGACCATGATGAGGAAGAGGAGATGGTTAGGGAAGCGGCACAGGGCGCGGGTAATCGTGACCATCGCGATGCTATGACCGTTGCCGTGGACATTCTCTCCGAAGAGTTAGGTGCTCGACAGCTTTAG
- a CDS encoding YbaB/EbfC family nucleoid-associated protein — protein sequence MTQPDMSQILAQAQQMQAKLQEAQREILATTVTGTAGNGLVSIDMQGNGMVSSVTIDPKVVDADDVETLQDLLVGAFAEAHEKLGTLAEQKMGPLSQGFDGLGGMF from the coding sequence ATGACTCAGCCGGATATGTCCCAGATCCTTGCACAGGCACAGCAGATGCAGGCTAAGCTGCAGGAAGCTCAGCGTGAGATCCTTGCTACCACCGTGACCGGCACCGCTGGCAATGGTCTTGTGAGCATTGACATGCAGGGTAACGGCATGGTTTCTTCCGTCACCATCGACCCTAAGGTTGTTGACGCTGACGATGTAGAAACCCTCCAGGACCTGCTTGTTGGTGCATTCGCAGAGGCTCATGAGAAGCTCGGCACCCTTGCAGAGCAGAAGATGGGCCCATTGTCTCAGGGCTTCGACGGCCTTGGTGGGATGTTCTAA
- the recR gene encoding recombination mediator RecR, producing MFEGPLQDLIDEFSRLPGVGPKSAQRIAFHLLHVEPADITRLQDALGAIRDGVTFCRICCNISREEVCRICADSSRDRSTICVVEEPKDIQVIERTGEYTGRYHVLGGSLDPLANIGPRELNISQLLQRIGGVLPDRELADSTPETPLYDASPEVREVILATDPNTEGEATASYLARLLRDFPDLVVSRLASGMPLGGDLEFVDELTLSRALSGRLTL from the coding sequence TTGTTCGAAGGACCTCTCCAAGACCTGATCGACGAGTTTTCTCGGCTCCCTGGTGTGGGGCCGAAGTCGGCTCAGCGCATTGCTTTCCACCTGCTCCATGTGGAACCAGCAGACATTACGCGTCTGCAAGATGCGCTGGGTGCTATTCGTGACGGTGTTACTTTCTGCCGCATTTGCTGCAATATCTCTCGCGAAGAGGTCTGCCGCATTTGTGCGGACTCTTCACGCGACCGCAGCACCATCTGTGTGGTGGAAGAACCCAAAGACATTCAGGTTATTGAACGAACCGGCGAGTACACAGGTCGCTACCATGTGCTCGGCGGCTCGCTTGACCCCCTTGCCAACATTGGCCCCCGTGAGCTCAACATTTCGCAATTGTTGCAGCGTATCGGCGGCGTGTTGCCAGACCGCGAACTTGCGGACTCCACCCCCGAGACACCGCTTTACGACGCCTCCCCAGAAGTGCGCGAGGTTATCCTCGCCACCGACCCCAACACCGAAGGCGAAGCCACAGCCTCCTACCTAGCGCGGCTGCTGCGCGACTTCCCAGACCTTGTGGTGTCACGCCTTGCCTCTGGCATGCCACTCGGCGGCGACCTGGAGTTCGTTGACGAACTTACACTGTCGCGCGCCTTGAGCGGCAGGCTGACGCTGTAG
- a CDS encoding type 1 glutamine amidotransferase, with product MSELTIGLILPDVLGTYGDDGNALVLRQRARLRGISAEIHTVRLGEAVPEGLDLYCLGGGEDTAQILAAEHLNNDRGLRHAADLGRPILGICAGLQVLGRSFRASGKIVEGVGLIDATTASLAKRTIGELQSTPTAVGFTAELTEPLTGFENHMGATILGPDAQPLGAVTRGVGNTDLHGITTASVSDEQVSYEGAVQGNVVCTYMHGPALARNPQLADLLLAKAMGVALADLAPLDLPVVDQLRKERLA from the coding sequence ATGAGCGAATTAACCATCGGTTTAATCCTGCCGGACGTGTTGGGCACCTACGGTGACGACGGCAACGCCCTCGTCCTGCGCCAGCGCGCCCGCCTGCGTGGTATCTCCGCGGAGATCCACACGGTTCGCCTCGGCGAAGCCGTTCCCGAGGGTCTCGACCTGTACTGCCTCGGCGGCGGCGAAGACACCGCCCAGATCTTGGCAGCAGAACACCTCAACAATGACCGGGGTCTGCGCCATGCCGCTGATCTCGGCCGCCCAATTTTGGGCATTTGCGCAGGTCTACAGGTGTTGGGGCGTTCCTTCCGCGCCTCCGGGAAGATCGTCGAGGGCGTAGGGCTTATCGACGCCACCACTGCGTCCCTAGCCAAACGCACCATCGGGGAACTTCAGTCCACTCCTACCGCAGTGGGCTTTACTGCAGAGCTCACCGAACCGCTGACTGGTTTTGAAAACCACATGGGTGCCACCATCTTAGGCCCTGATGCCCAGCCGCTGGGTGCTGTAACTCGAGGTGTGGGCAACACTGATCTGCACGGTATTACTACCGCCTCTGTATCTGATGAGCAGGTGTCTTATGAAGGCGCTGTGCAGGGCAATGTGGTGTGCACCTATATGCATGGCCCAGCTTTGGCCCGCAACCCGCAGCTTGCGGACCTGCTGCTGGCCAAAGCGATGGGCGTTGCCCTTGCTGATCTTGCCCCCTTAGATCTGCCGGTCGTCGACCAGCTGCGCAAGGAGCGCCTAGCGTAG
- a CDS encoding Mur ligase family protein: protein MSFNLRTRLAIGAAAVATTASRATGRGSGGMIGGLIAEKIDPNIMQSLAKTRPTALVTGTNGKSTTTRMLASAVSAQHTVATNEGGDNMDAGIISALMAGQSASHVVLEVDELHVPSAADRLHPQCLILLNLTRDQLDRVGEINKIERALRDCVTAHPDMTVIANCDDVLVTSVAYDAPNVVWVSAGAGWTGDSVSCPRTGSHIVRQDDHWYATKPLPNGETFQRPTPAWTITPDGILTPGHAEPVPLSLALPGNANRGNATQAIAAAVTCFNVPLDDAVRAVETVDDVAGRYSTITLGEHQIHLLLAKNPAGWQEALSMVDRTAEGLVIAVNGQVADGEDLSWLWDVKFEELEELSVKAAGERGTDLSVRLTYASVDHELVRDPLAAIKACPAGRVEVLANYTAFRDLKRAITAATKEA, encoded by the coding sequence ATGAGTTTTAATTTGCGCACTCGCCTTGCAATCGGCGCGGCCGCTGTGGCCACTACGGCTTCGCGGGCGACCGGCCGTGGCTCCGGCGGCATGATTGGTGGTCTGATTGCAGAAAAAATCGACCCGAATATCATGCAGTCGTTGGCTAAAACGCGTCCGACCGCGCTCGTAACAGGCACGAATGGCAAGTCCACCACCACGCGCATGCTGGCCAGCGCCGTCAGCGCCCAGCACACCGTGGCCACCAACGAAGGTGGCGACAACATGGACGCCGGCATTATCTCCGCTCTGATGGCGGGGCAATCGGCAAGCCACGTGGTTCTTGAGGTCGATGAGCTGCATGTTCCCTCGGCAGCCGACCGCCTCCACCCGCAGTGCCTGATCCTGCTCAACCTCACCCGCGACCAGCTTGACCGCGTTGGAGAGATCAACAAGATCGAACGTGCCCTGCGCGACTGCGTAACCGCACACCCCGACATGACCGTGATCGCCAACTGCGACGACGTGCTAGTCACCTCCGTTGCTTACGACGCCCCCAACGTAGTCTGGGTATCAGCTGGTGCCGGGTGGACCGGCGACTCCGTGTCCTGCCCACGCACCGGCAGCCACATCGTCCGCCAAGACGACCACTGGTACGCCACCAAGCCACTCCCGAACGGCGAAACCTTCCAACGCCCCACCCCCGCGTGGACCATCACCCCTGACGGCATTCTCACCCCAGGGCATGCCGAACCCGTCCCGCTATCCCTAGCACTGCCGGGCAACGCCAACCGTGGCAACGCTACCCAAGCCATCGCTGCGGCCGTGACCTGCTTCAATGTGCCGCTGGATGATGCTGTGCGTGCCGTCGAAACGGTGGACGATGTGGCGGGCCGCTACTCCACCATCACCCTTGGCGAGCACCAAATTCACCTGCTGTTGGCCAAGAACCCAGCCGGCTGGCAAGAAGCGCTCTCCATGGTGGATCGCACCGCCGAGGGCCTTGTGATCGCCGTGAACGGCCAAGTCGCTGATGGCGAGGACCTCTCCTGGCTTTGGGACGTCAAATTCGAGGAGCTCGAAGAGCTTTCCGTCAAGGCTGCCGGCGAGCGCGGTACGGACCTCTCCGTGCGCCTGACTTACGCCTCCGTGGACCACGAGCTCGTGCGCGACCCCCTCGCCGCCATCAAGGCCTGCCCGGCGGGGCGCGTCGAAGTCCTAGCCAACTACACCGCATTCCGCGATCTCAAGCGCGCCATCACCGCCGCAACCAAGGAGGCTTAA
- a CDS encoding DNA polymerase III subunit epsilon (3'-5' exonuclease of DNA polymerase III), with the protein MNVSMPTRPPARLLPMTNKDQEERDKARAQRAAEQAAARKAEIEKAPYVALSVQASGIHPSTSRLVTIDAVTFTEQGEEVDHFFAVLNPESNPGPFHLHGLSPEQIKEGKRYSQILKALDRLIDGRTLLVHNAELVWGFIVSESKRAMSNAARANRSRSRQRNRRRQRVGHIPKPLTIVDTLATARRLGLTFADIRIRNVATQLGLEAPDARASVARAQADTTQLTREDTLLVARMFFVEHAQGVVASTSPADLRADRFGLQRSNVRVDAMEVPRVWENPGVYTKERGLVQGMEVVVAPEITMDPDRIIQAIVRTELAYNEKITRASSLIVCNKREDLTGKAMHGDRKGIPLMTDEEFLRAVEHVKPGKPAEA; encoded by the coding sequence TTGAATGTTTCCATGCCCACAAGACCGCCAGCTAGACTATTACCCATGACTAATAAGGACCAAGAAGAGCGCGATAAGGCGCGGGCACAGCGCGCCGCCGAGCAGGCAGCGGCTCGAAAAGCAGAGATCGAAAAGGCTCCTTATGTGGCATTATCGGTACAGGCTTCCGGTATTCACCCATCGACGAGCCGCCTCGTTACCATTGATGCCGTTACTTTCACAGAGCAGGGCGAGGAAGTCGACCACTTCTTCGCAGTGCTCAACCCAGAATCAAACCCTGGCCCCTTCCACCTGCACGGCCTTTCGCCTGAGCAGATTAAAGAGGGTAAGCGCTATTCGCAGATTCTTAAGGCTCTTGACAGGCTTATCGATGGCCGCACCTTGCTGGTACACAATGCAGAGCTGGTGTGGGGGTTCATTGTTTCTGAGTCGAAACGCGCAATGAGCAATGCTGCCCGCGCTAACCGCAGTCGCAGTCGGCAACGCAATCGGCGCAGGCAGCGGGTGGGGCATATTCCCAAGCCACTCACGATTGTGGATACGCTCGCTACTGCACGCCGCCTAGGATTAACGTTTGCAGACATCCGCATTAGGAACGTCGCAACGCAACTGGGCCTAGAAGCACCTGATGCTCGTGCGAGTGTGGCGCGCGCGCAGGCGGACACCACACAGCTCACACGGGAAGACACACTGTTGGTGGCGCGGATGTTCTTTGTGGAACACGCCCAGGGGGTTGTGGCGTCGACAAGCCCGGCGGACCTGCGCGCGGACCGCTTTGGTCTGCAACGATCCAACGTCCGCGTGGATGCCATGGAGGTGCCGCGCGTGTGGGAAAACCCTGGCGTCTACACCAAGGAGCGCGGGCTGGTGCAGGGCATGGAAGTTGTGGTGGCACCTGAGATCACCATGGATCCCGACCGGATCATTCAGGCGATCGTGCGCACAGAGCTGGCCTACAATGAGAAAATTACCCGCGCCTCCAGTTTGATTGTGTGCAATAAACGTGAAGATCTTACCGGCAAGGCAATGCACGGCGATCGCAAAGGGATTCCGCTGATGACGGACGAAGAATTTCTGCGCGCGGTTGAACACGTCAAGCCGGGCAAGCCAGCAGAGGCCTAA
- a CDS encoding NADPH-dependent oxidoreductase, whose protein sequence is MKAGTKAGMKASMNETIRTQLNHRTIREFTTEQVSEEIMEQLFAVAGRTATSLGMQSTSIIRVTDPQLRVRLAEIGAQEYVGRAPIYLLFIVDCHRNAGILQELGADPAGAATARNFVQGFTDACLTAQNVCIAAESMGLGVNFLGNVHNDAAAVIKLLQLPELTFPVVGMTLGWPNQKPQLKPRMATPLRTMENGYHAPDSWLEALSDYDQEMTTYYDLRDANRRVDSFTRQVLAKNPATGDDSDKRNHTFAIARDQGFNL, encoded by the coding sequence ATGAAAGCAGGCACTAAAGCAGGCATGAAGGCAAGTATGAACGAGACGATTCGCACCCAGCTTAACCACCGCACTATCCGTGAGTTCACCACCGAGCAAGTATCGGAGGAGATCATGGAGCAGCTGTTTGCGGTGGCGGGGCGGACTGCCACCTCGTTGGGAATGCAAAGCACCAGCATTATCCGTGTAACTGACCCCCAGTTGCGGGTACGCTTAGCCGAAATCGGCGCCCAGGAATATGTTGGCCGTGCCCCCATCTACCTGCTGTTTATTGTCGATTGCCATCGCAACGCAGGTATCCTCCAAGAGCTAGGCGCGGACCCTGCCGGTGCTGCGACAGCCCGCAACTTTGTCCAGGGGTTCACCGATGCCTGCCTCACGGCACAAAACGTGTGCATCGCTGCGGAATCGATGGGCTTAGGCGTGAACTTCCTCGGCAACGTCCATAACGATGCTGCGGCTGTGATCAAACTGCTGCAACTACCTGAGCTCACTTTCCCAGTTGTGGGCATGACACTGGGCTGGCCTAATCAAAAGCCGCAGCTTAAACCACGTATGGCCACCCCATTGCGCACAATGGAAAATGGTTACCATGCGCCCGACTCGTGGCTGGAAGCGCTTAGTGACTACGACCAAGAGATGACCACCTACTACGATCTTCGGGATGCCAACCGGCGCGTAGATAGTTTCACCCGTCAGGTGCTCGCAAAAAATCCTGCTACAGGAGACGACTCCGATAAACGCAATCACACCTTCGCGATCGCCCGCGACCAAGGATTTAACCTCTAG
- the leuA gene encoding 2-isopropylmalate synthase: MTSPDTFISAPAAIVTPRGDKAPGQAPWNTQRNSSMAVNRYQPFHVEVENIDLPDRTWPQKRITKAPQWCAVDLRDGNQALIDPMSPERKRRMFNLLVNMGYKEIEVGFPSASQTDFDFVREIIENNMIPNDVTIQVLVQAREHLIRRTFEACEGAKNVIVHFYNSTSILQRDVVFRKDKAAIKKLATDAAELIKSIAVDYPDTNWRWEYSPESYTGTELTYAKEVVDAVVAVMDPTPENPIIINLPSTVEMITPNVYADGIEWMHRNLNRRDSIILSLHPHNDRGTGVAAAELGYLAGADRIEGCLFGNGERTGNVCLVTLGLNMFTQGVDPQIDFSDIDQIRRTVEYCNQLRVPERHPYGGDLVFTAFSGSHQDAVNKGLDAMASRVHPGATHTEVSWDELRGETWEVPYLPIDPKDVGRNYEAVIRVNSQSGKGGVAYIMKTDHGLALPRPMQVEFSSIVQEVTDAEGGEVNSKNMWDIFAREYLDSTSPVEQVSMSVDAAETENDEARIHARLIVNGSETTIEGHGNGPIAAYANALESLGIDVEVQEYEQHARTAGDDAEAAAYVLAEVNGKKFWGVGIAGSITYASLKAITSAVNRALS; the protein is encoded by the coding sequence ATGACCTCCCCAGATACTTTCATCTCCGCCCCTGCAGCCATTGTCACCCCACGTGGTGATAAAGCACCAGGTCAGGCTCCATGGAACACTCAGCGCAATTCCTCCATGGCAGTAAATCGATACCAGCCGTTTCACGTCGAAGTAGAAAACATCGATCTCCCCGACCGCACTTGGCCGCAAAAACGCATCACTAAGGCGCCACAGTGGTGCGCAGTAGACCTTCGTGATGGCAACCAAGCACTCATCGACCCAATGAGCCCTGAGCGCAAGCGCCGCATGTTTAACCTGCTGGTCAACATGGGTTACAAGGAAATCGAAGTCGGCTTCCCATCCGCCTCGCAAACCGACTTCGACTTTGTTCGCGAAATCATTGAGAACAATATGATTCCGAACGATGTCACCATCCAGGTCCTCGTACAAGCACGTGAACACCTGATCCGTCGCACATTCGAAGCATGCGAGGGCGCGAAAAACGTGATCGTGCACTTCTACAACTCCACATCGATCCTGCAGCGAGACGTAGTATTCCGCAAAGACAAAGCAGCAATTAAAAAGTTGGCTACCGATGCTGCCGAGCTGATCAAATCGATCGCAGTGGACTACCCCGATACCAATTGGCGCTGGGAGTACTCCCCCGAGTCCTACACCGGAACCGAATTGACATACGCCAAGGAAGTCGTCGATGCCGTCGTCGCGGTCATGGACCCAACCCCAGAAAACCCTATCATCATCAACCTGCCTTCAACAGTTGAGATGATCACCCCAAACGTTTACGCCGATGGCATTGAATGGATGCACCGCAACCTCAACCGACGCGACAGCATCATCTTGTCTCTGCACCCCCACAACGATCGCGGCACCGGTGTCGCAGCAGCAGAACTGGGCTACCTCGCTGGCGCGGACCGAATCGAGGGCTGCCTGTTCGGCAATGGCGAACGCACCGGCAACGTCTGCTTGGTCACCCTTGGCCTGAACATGTTCACCCAAGGCGTGGACCCACAAATTGATTTCTCGGACATCGATCAAATCCGTCGCACCGTTGAATACTGCAACCAGCTGCGCGTCCCAGAACGCCACCCCTATGGTGGCGACCTAGTATTCACAGCATTCTCTGGCTCCCACCAAGATGCCGTTAACAAGGGCCTGGATGCCATGGCATCCCGAGTACACCCCGGCGCGACCCACACCGAAGTCTCCTGGGACGAGCTGCGTGGAGAAACTTGGGAGGTTCCATACCTGCCGATCGACCCGAAGGATGTGGGCCGCAACTACGAGGCAGTGATCCGTGTGAACTCGCAGTCCGGCAAGGGTGGTGTTGCTTACATTATGAAGACCGATCACGGTTTGGCGCTGCCTCGTCCTATGCAGGTCGAGTTTTCTTCGATCGTGCAGGAAGTCACCGATGCCGAGGGCGGCGAGGTGAATTCCAAGAACATGTGGGACATTTTCGCCCGCGAATACTTGGATAGCACCAGCCCTGTGGAGCAAGTCTCTATGAGCGTTGATGCTGCAGAAACTGAAAACGATGAGGCTCGCATTCACGCCCGCCTGATCGTTAATGGTTCTGAGACGACTATCGAAGGCCACGGTAACGGCCCAATCGCCGCATATGCCAACGCGCTGGAGTCCTTGGGCATTGATGTTGAGGTGCAGGAATATGAGCAGCATGCCCGTACCGCAGGTGACGATGCCGAAGCTGCCGCCTACGTTTTGGCGGAGGTTAACGGCAAGAAGTTCTGGGGTGTGGGCATCGCAGGTTCCATCACCTACGCTTCCCTGAAAGCAATTACTTCTGCGGTCAACCGTGCGCTGAGTTAA